One part of the Paenibacillus silvisoli genome encodes these proteins:
- a CDS encoding thioredoxin family protein — protein sequence MERLQSAERFRELVDRDKYTIVKFDATWCPDCKNMDRFIGEIIAENKDKDFYAIDVEQLETIAEENGVMGIPSLLVYKNGVKVGHLHSKYAKTSVQVREYLESVIV from the coding sequence ATGGAAAGACTACAATCGGCAGAACGTTTTCGCGAATTGGTTGATCGGGATAAGTATACGATAGTTAAGTTCGACGCAACCTGGTGCCCCGATTGCAAAAACATGGACCGATTTATTGGTGAAATTATTGCGGAAAATAAAGATAAGGATTTCTATGCAATCGATGTGGAACAACTTGAGACGATTGCGGAAGAAAACGGGGTTATGGGAATTCCGAGTTTACTCGTTTATAAAAACGGAGTCAAAGTGGGACATTTACACAGTAAATATGCAAAAACATCTGTTCAAGTGAGGGAATATCTTGAATCGGTAATTGTGTAA
- a CDS encoding bifunctional diguanylate cyclase/phosphodiesterase has product MVHNPIEGSYNWFLVGLSFIIALFAAYTALHLVRRVLVTEGWKQKGWLFSGAVVMGIGIWAMHFIAMLAFRLPSGVTYDLTTVLMSIGVSIAGSFVGFAIASHAGRSRTRLIIGGTFMGLAITGMHYLGMYALTGITISYNPVIFSLSIIIAVLTSITALVFSFRKQIHYWLSGFVMGIAVTGMHYTGMSAAHMSLPMHMLHRAGGVTSQTMDFIEMAVYVAFGTIVLVAVSLLTSMNVDKKLTEQMTLKGSILESVIDSLILFDHKGNIFEFNPAAERVFGYKRGQVIGMTITELLMPEHPRDMRTLNGLLCGGDRSVLGKRLETVLPRADRSEFPAEIIVTRIRNEKRQVFTMYVRDLTERRIVEEALRESEERYRKLIDFSPEPILVHNEDGISFVNDAALRTFGAEQDGLIGRGFLELVHDEQRNAAAEWLEQVRTGLAKVEAIELKMRKLGGELIDVEAKSILVPFGGQALIQTIAWDITDKKRYENTIRQLAYNDMLTGLPNRNWFNLYFPDVLQNAKARAQQAALLFFDLDRFKLINDTMGHQMGDRLLQHFARMLGETVGDSRMIARLSGDEFVVIVPDYDQAQVEMLAVRLLEHVSVPLQVENQAIYITTSIGIAVYPEDGESPETLLKNADTAMYAAKEKGKNQFQFFCWSMNYCQSRRMAIEQALPSALEERTFDLAYQPMFDVLEERIIGVEALARWDHPVLGQIPPGEFIPIAESSGHIVALGEMILHMACVQMKAWQDAELLPIPVAVNLSVLEINHDHFVDRIARTLLHTGLDAKYLVLEITESMAMQQSDSIVGKLRALKELGVSISMDDFGTGYSSLCYLRKFPVDRLKLDRSFVQDLAGAAEDTAIVEAVIAMAGSLKLQVLAEGVETQAQCERLLALGCRQMQGNWRSRPLSAAQFESAYLGGGDGIGRAVACVGSGEAAAGMG; this is encoded by the coding sequence ATGGTGCACAATCCGATCGAAGGCAGCTATAACTGGTTTCTAGTCGGCCTTTCATTCATCATTGCGCTGTTTGCTGCGTATACGGCTCTTCATTTGGTACGGCGGGTCCTAGTGACCGAAGGCTGGAAGCAGAAGGGCTGGCTGTTCAGCGGGGCGGTCGTGATGGGAATCGGTATATGGGCGATGCATTTTATCGCGATGCTCGCTTTCCGGCTGCCTTCAGGAGTAACCTACGATTTGACGACGGTGCTCATGTCGATCGGAGTTTCGATTGCCGGCTCCTTCGTCGGCTTCGCTATAGCCAGCCATGCCGGCCGCAGCAGGACGAGGCTTATTATCGGCGGCACGTTTATGGGACTGGCGATAACGGGCATGCACTACTTAGGCATGTACGCCTTGACCGGGATAACAATCTCCTATAACCCGGTTATCTTCTCGCTTTCGATTATTATCGCGGTGCTGACGTCGATTACCGCATTGGTTTTCTCCTTCCGCAAACAGATCCACTACTGGCTTAGCGGCTTCGTTATGGGGATTGCCGTGACCGGCATGCATTACACCGGCATGTCCGCAGCGCATATGTCGCTGCCGATGCATATGCTGCACCGGGCTGGAGGCGTCACTTCGCAAACGATGGATTTTATCGAGATGGCGGTTTACGTCGCGTTCGGCACCATCGTCCTCGTAGCCGTCAGCTTATTAACCTCCATGAATGTCGATAAGAAGCTGACCGAGCAAATGACGCTCAAAGGCTCGATATTGGAATCGGTCATCGATTCGCTCATCCTGTTCGATCATAAAGGAAACATCTTTGAATTCAATCCGGCTGCGGAGCGTGTTTTCGGCTATAAGCGCGGACAAGTCATCGGGATGACGATCACGGAGCTGTTGATGCCGGAGCACCCGCGCGACATGCGCACGTTGAACGGCTTGCTCTGCGGCGGGGACAGATCGGTTCTCGGGAAGCGTCTGGAGACGGTTCTTCCCCGCGCCGACCGAAGCGAGTTTCCGGCGGAAATCATCGTCACGCGCATCCGCAATGAGAAGCGCCAGGTGTTTACGATGTACGTCCGGGATTTGACGGAGCGCCGCATCGTAGAGGAAGCGTTGCGGGAGAGCGAAGAGCGGTACCGCAAGCTGATCGATTTCTCGCCCGAGCCGATACTGGTGCACAACGAAGACGGCATTTCCTTCGTCAACGACGCGGCGCTGCGCACTTTCGGCGCGGAGCAGGACGGCTTGATCGGCAGAGGCTTTCTGGAGCTGGTGCATGACGAGCAGCGGAATGCCGCCGCCGAGTGGCTGGAGCAAGTGCGGACGGGACTCGCGAAGGTGGAGGCGATCGAGCTGAAGATGCGGAAGCTGGGCGGGGAGCTGATCGACGTGGAAGCGAAGTCGATTCTGGTTCCTTTCGGCGGACAAGCCTTGATTCAAACGATCGCTTGGGACATTACCGACAAGAAGCGGTATGAGAATACGATACGTCAGCTCGCGTACAACGACATGCTGACCGGACTGCCGAATCGAAATTGGTTCAATCTATACTTTCCGGACGTGCTGCAGAACGCGAAGGCGAGGGCACAGCAAGCCGCATTGCTGTTCTTCGATCTGGATCGCTTCAAGCTGATCAACGATACGATGGGGCATCAGATGGGTGACCGGCTGCTGCAGCATTTTGCGCGGATGCTGGGGGAGACGGTCGGAGACAGCCGCATGATCGCGCGGCTGAGCGGCGACGAATTTGTCGTTATCGTCCCGGATTATGACCAGGCTCAGGTAGAAATGCTGGCGGTGAGGCTTCTGGAGCACGTGTCGGTGCCGCTGCAGGTGGAGAATCAGGCGATCTATATTACGACGAGCATTGGAATCGCGGTTTATCCCGAGGATGGCGAGTCTCCTGAGACGCTGCTCAAAAACGCCGACACGGCGATGTATGCCGCGAAAGAAAAGGGAAAGAATCAATTTCAGTTCTTCTGCTGGTCGATGAATTACTGCCAGTCGCGCCGGATGGCGATCGAACAGGCGCTGCCGTCGGCGCTTGAGGAGCGGACGTTCGATTTGGCGTATCAGCCGATGTTTGACGTGCTGGAAGAACGGATCATCGGCGTGGAGGCGCTGGCGAGGTGGGATCATCCGGTGCTGGGACAGATTCCGCCGGGCGAGTTTATTCCGATTGCCGAGAGCAGCGGTCATATCGTCGCGTTGGGCGAAATGATTTTGCATATGGCGTGCGTCCAAATGAAAGCTTGGCAGGATGCAGAGCTTCTGCCGATTCCGGTTGCCGTCAATCTTTCCGTGCTGGAAATCAACCATGACCATTTCGTCGATCGGATTGCGAGGACGTTGCTTCACACCGGCTTAGACGCGAAGTACTTGGTGCTGGAGATTACCGAAAGCATGGCGATGCAGCAAAGCGATTCGATCGTGGGCAAGCTGCGGGCGCTGAAGGAGCTCGGCGTCTCGATATCGATGGACGACTTTGGCACCGGCTATTCGTCGCTATGCTACTTGCGCAAGTTTCCGGTTGACCGGCTGAAGCTCGATCGGTCGTTCGTTCAGGACCTCGCCGGCGCGGCGGAGGATACCGCGATCGTAGAGGCGGTCATTGCGATGGCGGGCAGCTTGAAGCTGCAGGTACTGGCGGAAGGCGTGGAAACGCAGGCGCAGTGCGAGCGGCTTCTGGCGCTGGGCTGTCGTCAGATGCAAGGCAATTGGCGTAGCCGGCCGCTATCGGCGGCGCAGTTCGAGAGCGCTTACTTGGGCGGCGGCGATGGGATTGGTCGGGCTGTCGCTTGCGTTGGAAGCGGCGAGGCCGCGGCGGGCATGGGCTGA
- a CDS encoding Crp/Fnr family transcriptional regulator yields the protein MNKLWCLSEISIFEEMSREEINEIDQPDTIHHYNWISKKTLVQTPDYTREGLYFVKEGKLRLYKLNDSGKQFTLGILTRGNIFGELNSFSFGTKRVYIETMESSLLCSMSEPQFEHLMINRPQLGLKFLKALSDRLKEREEQLEQLALHSLRKRVLHLLSTLSAKFGIIQDGYALIDLPLSHQEIANMLGASREAVSNLMSELSKEGIVKTSRLSVQLAVTILEENSILNTTN from the coding sequence ATGAACAAGCTCTGGTGTTTATCAGAAATCAGCATTTTTGAAGAAATGTCACGAGAAGAGATAAATGAGATCGATCAGCCAGATACCATCCATCATTACAATTGGATCTCAAAAAAAACATTAGTCCAAACCCCTGATTACACGCGAGAGGGACTTTATTTCGTCAAAGAGGGCAAGCTTAGACTCTATAAACTGAATGACAGCGGAAAACAGTTCACGCTTGGCATTCTCACAAGAGGAAATATATTCGGAGAGTTAAATTCATTCTCGTTCGGTACCAAGCGGGTTTATATTGAGACTATGGAATCATCACTTCTTTGCAGCATGTCCGAGCCACAGTTCGAACACCTGATGATTAATCGACCTCAGCTTGGGCTCAAATTTCTTAAAGCACTCAGCGACCGCTTAAAGGAGCGAGAGGAGCAATTGGAACAGCTCGCTCTTCATAGTCTTAGGAAACGCGTGCTACATCTCCTTTCCACACTGAGTGCCAAATTCGGCATCATTCAAGACGGATATGCGCTGATCGATCTGCCGCTTTCTCATCAAGAGATTGCCAATATGCTCGGTGCTAGCCGCGAAGCGGTCAGTAACTTGATGAGCGAGCTTTCCAAGGAGGGCATCGTTAAGACTTCACGCCTGTCTGTTCAGCTTGCTGTTACAATACTTGAAGAAAATAGTATTCTAAATACTACAAATTGA
- the cydS gene encoding cytochrome bd oxidase small subunit CydS codes for MEEFLIFAAPLLVVALSVGSLFWWGARKPKPCRKQGGKPL; via the coding sequence ATGGAGGAATTTCTGATCTTCGCCGCTCCGCTGCTGGTCGTCGCGTTGTCCGTCGGTTCCCTGTTTTGGTGGGGTGCGCGAAAGCCGAAGCCGTGCCGAAAACAAGGCGGCAAGCCGTTATAA
- a CDS encoding NAD(P)H-dependent oxidoreductase codes for MIGTESKKQDLLKAYQFRHACKAFDTNKKISDEDFRFILETGRLSPSSFGFEPWKFVVIQNATLREKLKPVSGGAKGQLPTASHFVVILARREGGLRPDSVHVNKMWKDIHHMPDEIVQDWYDFYKSFVGTELEDNDRLIFEWSIRQTYIALGNMMTAAAQIGIDSCPIEGFDKKQVTAILQNEGIINGDDFGVACLVAFGYRQKDPKRPQTRQHLDEIVEWR; via the coding sequence ATGATAGGAACGGAAAGTAAAAAACAAGACCTTTTAAAAGCTTACCAGTTCAGACATGCTTGCAAGGCATTTGATACCAACAAAAAGATTTCGGATGAAGATTTTCGTTTTATTTTGGAGACAGGAAGATTGTCTCCAAGTTCATTTGGCTTCGAGCCTTGGAAGTTTGTCGTGATCCAGAATGCAACTCTTCGCGAAAAATTAAAGCCTGTTTCTGGCGGTGCCAAGGGACAACTGCCAACTGCCAGTCATTTTGTAGTTATTTTAGCCCGAAGAGAAGGAGGCTTACGGCCTGACTCGGTTCACGTGAACAAAATGTGGAAAGACATTCATCATATGCCTGATGAAATTGTGCAAGATTGGTACGATTTCTACAAATCCTTCGTCGGAACAGAACTAGAAGATAATGACCGTCTCATTTTTGAATGGTCAATCAGACAAACCTATATAGCATTGGGAAACATGATGACAGCCGCGGCTCAAATCGGTATTGATTCCTGCCCGATCGAAGGGTTTGATAAAAAACAGGTAACCGCTATTTTACAAAATGAGGGTATCATTAACGGCGACGATTTCGGTGTAGCTTGTCTGGTTGCTTTCGGATATCGTCAAAAGGATCCCAAACGTCCACAAACAAGACAACATCTCGATGAGATTGTTGAGTGGCGATAA
- a CDS encoding DUF6254 family protein: MASSKNRRESAWKSRKQNQKPHGEVKSLAELSDEGTSGVAGYTNARTNGD, from the coding sequence ATGGCATCTTCTAAAAACCGCCGCGAAAGCGCATGGAAAAGCCGCAAGCAAAATCAGAAGCCGCATGGCGAGGTCAAATCGCTGGCCGAGCTGTCTGACGAAGGCACCTCCGGCGTAGCCGGCTACACGAACGCCCGGACGAACGGCGACTAA
- a CDS encoding cytochrome ubiquinol oxidase subunit I translates to MHMLLSGYDPVVYSRMLTGLTLAFHIIFATIGVGVPLMIALAEWMGIKRGDDHYLLMARRWARGFVITVAVGVVTGTAIGLQLSLLWPSFMKVAGQSIALPLFMETFAFFFEAIFLGIYLYTWDRFKNRMTHFWLLIPVVIGSSGSAFFITIVNAFMNAPAGIKVKDGQIIDISPFGAMLSPAMPTKVSHVLVTAYLTCAFVLAAIAAWSLLKGRNHAYYKKALKLTMTAAFVFLLSSAVIGDLSGKYLANYQPEKLAAMEWHFETTAEAPLVLGGILTDDNEIKYGLKIPFALSILAHGVPNAEVTGLNDIPEDEHPPLYIHYLFDLKMVFVALMVVIATAFMLTYRFNRKLAYSNKWILRGIILAAPLAMLTIEHGWIFSEIGRQPWLLRGIMRTSEGATVSDHVDTMLWVFAALYVVLAFSSVTVLIRMFRSNRAEDEIAAKGIQGGEEA, encoded by the coding sequence ATGCACATGCTGCTAAGCGGTTACGATCCGGTCGTATACAGCCGTATGCTGACGGGTCTTACGCTTGCTTTTCATATTATTTTCGCAACGATCGGGGTCGGCGTGCCGCTGATGATCGCGCTCGCGGAATGGATGGGCATTAAACGCGGGGATGACCATTACTTGCTCATGGCGCGCCGCTGGGCGCGGGGGTTCGTCATTACGGTGGCTGTCGGCGTCGTGACCGGAACGGCCATCGGGCTGCAGCTCAGCCTGCTGTGGCCGAGCTTTATGAAGGTCGCCGGGCAGTCAATCGCGCTGCCACTGTTCATGGAGACGTTCGCCTTCTTCTTCGAAGCGATTTTCCTTGGCATCTATCTCTACACATGGGACCGGTTCAAGAACCGCATGACGCACTTCTGGCTGCTCATCCCCGTCGTCATCGGCTCGTCCGGGTCGGCCTTCTTTATTACGATCGTGAACGCGTTCATGAACGCGCCTGCCGGCATTAAGGTGAAGGACGGGCAAATCATCGACATTTCGCCATTTGGCGCCATGCTGAGCCCGGCGATGCCGACGAAGGTGTCGCACGTGCTCGTAACCGCCTATCTCACATGCGCATTCGTGCTGGCCGCAATCGCCGCGTGGTCGCTGCTGAAGGGCCGCAATCATGCGTACTATAAAAAAGCGCTCAAGCTGACGATGACCGCAGCTTTCGTCTTCCTGCTGTCCAGTGCGGTGATCGGCGATTTGTCGGGCAAATATTTGGCCAACTACCAGCCGGAGAAGCTGGCGGCGATGGAATGGCATTTTGAAACGACGGCCGAAGCGCCGCTCGTGCTCGGCGGGATCCTTACCGACGATAACGAGATTAAATACGGGCTCAAAATCCCATTCGCGCTTAGTATTCTCGCCCATGGCGTTCCTAATGCGGAAGTAACCGGGCTAAATGACATTCCGGAGGATGAGCATCCTCCGCTTTATATTCACTATCTGTTCGATTTGAAAATGGTCTTTGTCGCGCTTATGGTCGTCATCGCGACCGCGTTTATGCTGACCTACCGGTTCAACCGTAAGCTCGCTTACAGCAACAAATGGATACTGCGCGGCATCATACTCGCAGCGCCGCTCGCCATGCTGACGATCGAGCACGGCTGGATCTTCTCGGAGATCGGCCGCCAGCCTTGGCTGCTGCGCGGCATCATGCGCACCTCGGAAGGCGCGACCGTATCCGACCATGTCGATACGATGCTCTGGGTATTCGCGGCGCTCTATGTCGTACTTGCGTTCTCTTCGGTCACCGTCTTGATCCGCATGTTCCGCAGCAATCGCGCCGAAGACGAAATCGCCGCGAAAGGCATCCAAGGAGGCGAAGAGGCATGA
- a CDS encoding cytochrome d ubiquinol oxidase subunit II — protein sequence MSYEVLGITVLWVFLFGYLIVASIDFGAGFFSYYSTITGKRHLINNIIERYLSPVWEVTNVFLVFFFVGMVGFFPDTAYYYGTALLVPGSIAVILLAIRGSYYAFNTYGTNKNNRVYMLLYGASGLLIPASLSTVMTISEGGYIEVNANGEVSFLFRKLFFSTYSWSVVLLALVSVLYISAMFLSYYADRAKDRGAFEVVRKYALAWSMPTILSSLLVFFAIRGHNEAHFLRMTEHAWMFVLSFACFLIAVYHVWTRKRLGLSFIFVMLQFGFAFFGYGAGHLPYILYPYLTIHDNFTSQPMAIALISVFILGLMLLIPSLYLLMRLFLFDTKYVQGKRAK from the coding sequence ATGAGCTACGAGGTGCTTGGCATTACGGTGCTTTGGGTATTCCTCTTCGGATACTTGATTGTCGCATCGATTGATTTCGGCGCGGGCTTCTTCAGCTATTACAGTACGATTACCGGCAAACGCCACCTGATCAACAACATTATCGAACGCTACCTCTCGCCGGTTTGGGAGGTGACGAACGTCTTTCTCGTCTTCTTCTTCGTCGGCATGGTCGGCTTCTTCCCGGACACGGCGTACTACTACGGGACAGCCCTGCTCGTTCCGGGCAGCATCGCCGTTATCCTGCTGGCGATCCGCGGCTCGTACTATGCGTTCAACACGTACGGCACGAACAAGAACAACCGCGTCTACATGCTGCTCTACGGCGCAAGCGGCCTGCTTATTCCCGCCTCATTGTCCACCGTCATGACGATTTCGGAGGGCGGCTACATTGAGGTAAACGCCAACGGAGAAGTCAGCTTCTTGTTCCGGAAACTGTTCTTCAGCACCTATTCGTGGTCGGTCGTGTTGCTGGCGCTCGTTAGCGTGCTTTATATTTCCGCCATGTTTCTCAGCTATTATGCGGACCGTGCAAAAGACCGCGGCGCGTTCGAGGTCGTGCGCAAATACGCGCTCGCTTGGAGCATGCCTACGATACTGAGCAGCCTGCTCGTTTTCTTCGCGATTCGCGGGCATAACGAGGCGCATTTTCTGCGGATGACGGAGCATGCCTGGATGTTCGTGCTGTCCTTTGCCTGCTTCCTAATCGCCGTCTATCACGTTTGGACGCGCAAACGTCTCGGGCTGTCGTTCATCTTCGTCATGCTGCAGTTCGGCTTCGCGTTCTTCGGCTACGGTGCCGGTCACCTGCCGTATATTTTGTACCCGTACTTGACGATTCACGACAACTTCACGAGCCAGCCGATGGCGATTGCGCTTATATCGGTCTTCATTCTGGGGCTGATGCTGCTCATCCCGTCCTTGTATTTGCTGATGCGGCTGTTTCTGTTCGATACGAAATACGTGCAAGGCAAGCGCGCCAAATAA
- a CDS encoding peroxiredoxin-like family protein, with protein MSNQNLTEQLEAATQQFKANAPIDAQVKLGQMIEELQKSGIASGKQIGERAVDFKLTNALGQDVILYEELAKGPVVLVFYRGGWCPFCNMQLRAYQRILPEIQAIGAQLIAISPQKPDHSLSLQEKERLEFQVLSDPNGLVTAKYNLLFDVPPGVRELMEGIPLDLAEYNNTPKWILPVPATFMIDESAIIRSSYVNPNFMQRQSPEEFLRELKKL; from the coding sequence ATGAGCAACCAAAATTTAACCGAACAGCTGGAAGCAGCCACGCAACAATTCAAGGCCAATGCACCGATTGATGCGCAGGTCAAGCTTGGTCAAATGATTGAAGAACTTCAGAAATCGGGGATCGCATCTGGGAAGCAAATAGGTGAGAGGGCAGTGGACTTTAAATTAACAAACGCACTTGGCCAGGATGTAATTTTATATGAAGAGCTTGCGAAGGGGCCGGTTGTGCTGGTCTTCTATCGCGGCGGATGGTGTCCTTTTTGCAATATGCAATTAAGGGCTTACCAGCGGATATTACCGGAGATCCAGGCGATAGGAGCACAGCTTATAGCGATTAGTCCGCAAAAGCCGGATCATTCGTTGTCGCTTCAGGAAAAGGAAAGATTAGAATTCCAAGTCCTTAGCGATCCGAATGGTTTGGTAACGGCCAAGTACAATCTGCTCTTCGATGTTCCGCCAGGAGTAAGGGAACTTATGGAAGGTATCCCACTTGATCTTGCGGAGTACAACAATACACCGAAATGGATCTTGCCGGTTCCGGCTACTTTCATGATTGATGAGAGTGCTATAATTCGCTCCTCTTATGTCAATCCGAATTTCATGCAGCGTCAAAGTCCGGAAGAGTTTTTACGAGAGCTAAAAAAGTTGTAA
- the trxB gene encoding thioredoxin-disulfide reductase, producing the protein MYKTIVIGTGPAGLTAAIYLARANLEPLVIEGTQPGGQLTTTTEVENFPGFPDGILGTDLMDNMRKQAERFGARFKSGRVSRVDLQSRPFRLFLESGETFISDSVILSTGATANLLHIPNEHDLVGRGVSTCATCDGFFFRGKKVIVVGGGDSAMEEAHFLTRFAKEVRVVHRRDQLKASQIMQDRARHNEKIEWSLDRIPLEVIPGEKGVAGLKVRDNQTGDEEIFEADGIFVAIGHHPNTEFLDGQLITDSQGYLIVKPRTSETSIPGVFACGDVQDPHYRQAITSAGSGAIAAMDCERFLEEISNRVIMI; encoded by the coding sequence ATGTACAAAACAATTGTAATCGGTACCGGCCCAGCTGGATTAACTGCAGCGATCTACCTAGCTAGGGCGAATCTGGAGCCTCTTGTTATCGAAGGTACCCAACCCGGCGGACAACTGACTACGACAACTGAAGTTGAAAACTTTCCCGGCTTTCCAGACGGTATATTGGGAACGGATCTCATGGATAATATGCGGAAACAAGCGGAGCGATTCGGAGCCAGGTTTAAATCTGGTCGGGTGAGCCGAGTCGATCTACAGAGCCGTCCGTTTCGTTTGTTCTTGGAAAGCGGTGAGACGTTTATCTCCGATAGCGTTATCCTCTCAACAGGGGCTACCGCGAACTTGCTTCATATACCGAACGAGCATGATTTAGTCGGAAGAGGCGTGAGCACTTGCGCTACATGCGACGGCTTTTTCTTTCGAGGCAAAAAGGTAATCGTTGTTGGTGGTGGCGATTCCGCGATGGAAGAAGCGCATTTCTTGACGAGGTTCGCCAAAGAAGTCCGTGTCGTTCACAGAAGAGACCAACTGAAAGCTTCTCAAATCATGCAGGATCGAGCACGACATAATGAAAAAATCGAATGGAGTTTAGATCGGATACCTCTTGAGGTTATCCCGGGCGAGAAGGGAGTGGCTGGGCTTAAGGTGCGCGATAACCAAACTGGCGATGAAGAAATCTTCGAAGCGGATGGAATTTTCGTCGCGATTGGCCATCATCCCAATACCGAGTTTCTTGACGGACAACTTATAACCGATAGCCAAGGTTACTTGATTGTAAAGCCCAGAACATCTGAAACCAGTATCCCAGGCGTATTCGCGTGCGGTGACGTACAGGATCCACATTATCGGCAAGCGATTACTTCGGCGGGGAGCGGAGCAATTGCTGCGATGGATTGCGAACGATTTTTGGAAGAAATATCCAATAGGGTGATCATGATATAG
- a CDS encoding MFS transporter, with protein sequence MKKMLWVIFMMSTGTSFTSPLFPLYQEQYRLSSLQITILFAMYAIFLLPSLLIVSSRGSGWGLKRVLRISILLSILATLLFMASQQAWLVYGARLLEGIAYGSFTGTAVAFLLKQTSKEKSGKAILLSGMAVSFGFGLGPALAGLIIEYLHLEPLRAPFWLLTMLLLSAWVSLETLQDEDFQARKERRRVAPASSSLGVSNDIKPHFWSFSALPVFTLFTLNGTVLSLIPSFVKNVIHTSNLAVSGLLILLLMGGGTMMQMLPWFKQPVVRLRFGIALLACGAWLVVLSGTLESISLMWIGVLVQALGSGWTFQISLRLAGELPNASERPKVISTYYFAGYIGFIVPIVGVGLLSRLFDLYVSLIVLNVLASLLVLYMLGYSVRFARYYATRNRTQALTEELPSKAVSHALQS encoded by the coding sequence ATGAAAAAAATGTTATGGGTCATCTTCATGATGTCCACCGGCACTTCCTTTACGTCGCCTTTATTTCCGCTGTATCAGGAGCAGTACCGATTAAGCAGTCTGCAAATTACCATTCTATTCGCTATGTATGCGATCTTCCTGCTGCCCTCTTTGCTCATTGTAAGTTCAAGAGGGAGCGGTTGGGGATTGAAGCGGGTTCTTCGCATCAGCATCCTGTTGTCGATCCTGGCCACCCTTCTCTTTATGGCAAGCCAGCAGGCCTGGCTCGTTTACGGAGCGAGACTGCTGGAAGGAATCGCTTATGGAAGTTTTACGGGCACCGCAGTCGCATTCTTGCTGAAGCAAACGTCCAAGGAGAAATCAGGCAAGGCGATTCTGTTATCAGGTATGGCCGTTTCTTTTGGTTTCGGTCTAGGACCTGCCTTAGCTGGTTTGATCATCGAGTATCTTCATCTAGAACCACTGCGCGCACCGTTTTGGCTTTTGACCATGCTGTTACTGAGCGCTTGGGTCAGTCTGGAAACGTTGCAGGATGAGGATTTTCAAGCACGGAAAGAACGCCGTCGAGTGGCGCCGGCATCGAGCTCGCTTGGGGTGTCTAACGACATTAAGCCTCATTTCTGGTCGTTCAGTGCATTGCCCGTGTTCACGCTGTTTACCTTGAACGGAACCGTTCTCTCCTTGATTCCTTCGTTCGTGAAAAATGTGATTCACACATCCAACCTTGCTGTGTCCGGTCTCCTGATTCTACTGCTTATGGGGGGCGGTACAATGATGCAAATGCTGCCTTGGTTCAAACAGCCTGTCGTACGCCTTCGGTTTGGTATTGCTTTACTGGCATGCGGAGCCTGGCTTGTCGTTCTCTCTGGGACGTTGGAAAGCATAAGCCTAATGTGGATCGGGGTGCTCGTTCAGGCGCTAGGCAGCGGCTGGACATTCCAGATTAGCTTGCGACTGGCCGGAGAACTTCCGAATGCGTCGGAGCGGCCGAAGGTGATATCGACTTATTACTTTGCCGGTTACATCGGATTCATTGTTCCCATCGTGGGAGTCGGCCTCCTAAGCCGCTTATTTGACTTGTACGTTTCTCTAATCGTCCTGAATGTTCTCGCTTCCCTGCTGGTTCTATATATGTTGGGTTATTCCGTAAGGTTTGCGCGGTACTATGCCACTAGAAACCGAACGCAAGCACTCACGGAAGAGCTTCCATCCAAGGCGGTTTCGCATGCCTTGCAATCCTAA